Proteins encoded together in one Oncorhynchus nerka isolate Pitt River linkage group LG19, Oner_Uvic_2.0, whole genome shotgun sequence window:
- the LOC115101291 gene encoding transmembrane protein 88-like isoform X3, whose product MSLPRNRTLENGITQLHHINNGEPLSSLQFHLQNTGSVTSVPGSPTGGSGVVVPPPYSVAGSVAGATDASLELRGSLDCWACSVLVTAQNLIIALVNSTLVSIVFGTIMTPALVMVVFGFLCHSTVQPNGTSLYCSDLLDDGGCVALLVVGFILVTPLLVLALAAYCRLARHLQLGLCFIPYSRAVYKNLPASRQRGGGFCGQHGASEGEGKGSVWV is encoded by the exons ATGAGTCTGCCGAGGAACCGGACCCTGGAGAACGGCATCACCCAGCTGCATCACATTAACAATGGGGAACCTCTGTCTTCACTGCAATTCCACCTCCAGAACACAGGCTCTGTGACCTCTGTGCCAGGGTCGCCCACGGGGGGGTCAGGGGTGGTGGTGCCACCCCCGTACTCAGTAGCGGGCAGCGTGGCGGGGGCTACGGACGCCTCTCTGGAGCTGAGAGGCTCTCTGGACTGCTGGGCGTGCTCAGTACTGGTGACGGCTCAGAACCTGATCATCGCGCTGGTCAACAGTACGCTGGTCAGTATCGTGTTCGGCACTATCATGACCCCAGCGCTGGTTATGGTTGTGTTTGGCTTCCTATGTCACTCTACG GTGCAACCCAATGGCACGTCCCTGTACTGTTCAGACCTGCTGGATGATGGTGGCTGTGTGGCCCTGCTGGTGGTGGGCTTCATCCTGGTCACCCCCCTCCTGGTCCTGGCTCTGGCTGCCTACTGTCGCCTGGCCCGCCACCTCCAGCTGGGCCTCTGTTTCATCCCCTACAGCAGGGCCGTCTACAAGAACCTGCCTGCCTCGCGCCAACGTGGAGGAGGCTTCTGCGGCCAGCATGGGGCCTCAGAGGGGGAGGGCAAAGGCAGTGTGTGGGTGTGA